From Desulfobaccales bacterium, the proteins below share one genomic window:
- the rplA gene encoding 50S ribosomal protein L1, which produces MPKHGKRYREVAAKIEPGRRYTFPEAVNLALQTASAKFDETLEAAVVLGVNPRHADQMVRGAVVLPHGLGKTVRVLVFAKGEKEQEAKDAGADYVGAEDLIAKIQGGWMEFDKAVATPDLMGAVGKIGKILGPRGLMPNAKVGTVTFDVAKAVKELKGGKVEFRVDRAGVVHAPMGKVSFGPDKLLQNLAAFMDTLIRLKPATSKGTYLKSIHLSTTMGPGVPVDTADVKNLVRLLS; this is translated from the coding sequence ATGCCCAAACATGGCAAACGCTATCGGGAGGTGGCGGCCAAGATTGAACCCGGCCGGCGCTACACCTTCCCGGAGGCTGTCAACCTGGCGCTTCAGACCGCCAGCGCCAAATTCGACGAAACCCTGGAGGCCGCGGTGGTCCTGGGGGTCAATCCCCGGCACGCCGACCAGATGGTGCGGGGCGCAGTGGTGCTCCCCCACGGGCTGGGCAAAACCGTCAGGGTCCTGGTCTTCGCCAAGGGCGAGAAAGAGCAGGAAGCCAAGGACGCCGGCGCCGACTACGTGGGCGCCGAGGACCTCATCGCCAAGATCCAGGGCGGCTGGATGGAGTTCGACAAGGCGGTGGCCACCCCCGACCTTATGGGCGCAGTGGGCAAGATCGGCAAGATCCTGGGCCCCCGGGGGCTGATGCCCAACGCCAAGGTGGGCACCGTCACCTTTGACGTGGCCAAGGCCGTCAAGGAGCTCAAGGGCGGCAAGGTGGAGTTCCGGGTGGACCGGGCCGGGGTGGTGCACGCCCCCATGGGCAAGGTCTCCTTCGGGCCCGATAAGCTCTTGCAGAACCTGGCGGCTTTCATGGACACCCTCATCCGCCTCAAGCCCGCCACCAGCAAGGGCACCTATCTGAAGAGCATCCACCTGTCCACCACCATGGGGCCCGGGGTGCCGGTGGACACCGCGGATGTGAAGAACCTGGTGCGGCTGTTGTCCTAA